One segment of Eschrichtius robustus isolate mEscRob2 chromosome 3, mEscRob2.pri, whole genome shotgun sequence DNA contains the following:
- the CFAP45 gene encoding cilia- and flagella-associated protein 45, translated as MVRELIIPTKDPSRESLIMSPEEFERIKWASHVLTREELKAREQAFKKEKEAIVDAVTTRKKIMKQKEMVWRNSKKLNDLEEVAKEKAQDLLQRASQLRMEQEEELKDMRKIILNAKCHAIRDAQILEKQLIQKELDAEEKRLDQMMEVERLKSVQRQEELHRKRREERIRGRRHIVEQMEKNQEERSLLAEQREQEKEQMLAYREQLQEEDLRDLERRHQQKLKMQAEIKRINDENQRQKAELLAQEKLADQMVMEFTKKKMAREAEFEAEQERIRREKEKEIARLRAMQEKAQDYQAEQDALRAKRNQEVADREWRRKEKENAQKKMETEAKLRKSRLEQVAFKEHTLAVQVQRDRDEFERILRAQREQIEKEQLEEEKKAMGRLQYANELRRQVRESQQKQVQDRIATFEEGRRLKEETRKRRERIEDIKKKKIEELRATGLPEKYCTEAERKANIPPDTSVN; from the exons ATGGTCCGGGAGCTCAT CATCCCCACCAAGGACCCCTCCAGGGAGTCCCTTATCATGAGCCCTGAGGAGTTTGAGCGGATCAAATGGGCATCCCACGTCCTGACTAGAGAAGAACTCAAGGCCAGGGAGCAGGCCttcaagaaggagaaggaagccaTTGTG GATGCAGTGACCACACGCAAGAAGATCATGAAACAGAAGGAAATGGTTTGGAGGAACAGCAAGAAGCTCAACGATCTGGAGGAGGTGGCCAAGGAGAAGGCCCAGGACCTCCTTCAGAGAGCCAGCCAGCTGCGgatggagcaggaggaggagctgAAGGACATGAGAAAG ATCATCCTCAATGCTAAGTGCCATGCCATCCGGGATGCCCAAATTCTGGAGAAGCAGCTGATCCAAAAAGAACTGGATGCAGAGGAGAAGCGGTTGGATCAGATGATGGAGGTGGAGCGCCTGAAATCCGTGCAGAGGCAGGAGGAGCTGCACAGAAAGAGGCGGGAAGAGAGAATCCG AGGAAGACGGCACATAGTGGAACAGATGGAAAAGAACCAGGAGGAGCGATCGCTGCTTGCCGAACAGCGGGAGCAGGAGAAGGAGCAGATGCTGGCGTATAGGGAACAGCTCCAGGAGGAGGATCTAAGG GACTTGGAACGAAGACACCAGCAAAAGCTGAAGATGCAGGCTGAGATCAAACGCATCAATGATGAAAACCAGAGGCAGAAAGCAGAGCTGCTGGCTCAGGAGAAGCTGGCAGACCAGATGGTGATGGAATTTACCAAGAAGAAGATG GCTCGAGAAGCAGAGTTTGAGGCTGAGCAGGAGAGAATccggagggagaaagagaaggagatcgCCCGCCTGAGGGCAATGCAAGAGAAGGCCCAAGATTACCAGGCAGAGCAG GATGCCTTGCGGGCCAAACGCAACCAGGAGGTTGCCGACAGAGAGTGGcgcagaaaggaaaaggaaaacgcACAGAAGAAgatggaaactgaggccaaaCTGCGGAAAAGTCGGCTAGAACAGGTGGCTTTCAAGGAGCACACTCTGGCCGTTCAAGTGCAACGGGACCGGGATGAGTTCGAGAGGATTCTTCG GGCTCAGAGAGAGCAGATTGAGAAGGAGCagctggaggaggagaaaaaggccATGGGGCGCTTACAGTATGCCAATGAGCTCCGGCGCCAGGTGCGGGAGAGCCAGCAGAAGCAGGTGCAGGACCGGATCGCCACCTTCGAGGAGGGCCGGCGCCTCAAAGAGGAGACCCGGAAGCGGCGTGAGCGCATTGAAgacatcaagaagaaaaagatagaGGAGCTGAG AGCCACCGGCCTTCCTGAGAAGTACTGCACTGAAGCTGAGCGCAAAGCTAACATCCCACCCGACACCTCTGTGAACTGA